Proteins encoded together in one Bacteroides zoogleoformans window:
- a CDS encoding N-acetylmuramoyl-L-alanine amidase-like domain-containing protein, translated as MRTMSKLMFSILCATGVLTSASAQVGKEMLSNGIKYLDIPYVAHTLEAEGPEELVINCDEVDCTTFVEYVLAETLTPKTEDGDVSETAFGEKLQQIRYRNGKIDGYASRLHYNTDWVDNGIRKGFLEDVTAKMSTDTEKLSVFYMSSRPQQYMQLAASAENVAKIKETERILSGKTIHYLPKQKLPADGLPWIKDGDIIAITTNIPGLDVAHMGIAFYADGKLTLLHASSTEKKVVISKHTLSQMLKENDKWTGIRVLRVKK; from the coding sequence ATGAGAACAATGAGTAAATTGATGTTCAGCATCCTTTGTGCCACAGGCGTGCTGACCTCGGCTTCCGCACAAGTAGGGAAAGAGATGCTGAGTAACGGAATAAAGTATCTGGATATTCCTTATGTGGCCCATACGCTCGAAGCGGAAGGCCCCGAAGAACTTGTCATCAACTGCGACGAAGTGGATTGCACCACCTTTGTGGAATATGTATTGGCTGAAACCCTTACCCCGAAAACGGAAGATGGAGACGTTTCTGAAACCGCGTTCGGAGAGAAGTTGCAGCAAATCCGCTATCGCAACGGCAAGATTGACGGATACGCTTCCAGACTGCACTACAATACCGATTGGGTGGACAACGGAATACGCAAAGGATTCCTCGAAGACGTCACGGCCAAGATGAGTACAGACACAGAGAAACTGTCTGTCTTCTATATGTCTTCCCGCCCTCAACAATACATGCAGCTGGCCGCTTCGGCAGAGAACGTGGCCAAGATAAAAGAAACGGAGCGGATATTGTCCGGTAAAACCATCCATTATCTGCCCAAGCAAAAGCTTCCGGCCGATGGTCTGCCTTGGATTAAAGACGGCGACATCATTGCCATCACAACCAATATACCGGGACTGGATGTAGCCCACATGGGCATTGCTTTCTATGCCGACGGGAAACTCACTCTCCTACACGCCTCTTCTACTGAGAAAAAAGTGGTTATATCCAAGCACACCTTGTCGCAAATGCTGAAAGAGAACGATAAGTGGACAGGCATCCGCGTGTTGAGAGTAAAGAAATAA
- the hydF gene encoding [FeFe] hydrogenase H-cluster maturation GTPase HydF, with product MNQTPHSTRLHIALFGRRNSGKSSLINALTGQDIALVSAVPGTTTDPVAKTMEVNPLGACLFIDTPGFDDNENELGSMRVERTLKVVEKTDVALLLCEDGGEEEKQWLESLHARHIPTVLILNKADLRPDIDRLALQIESDCGQRPLIVSAKEGIGVSEIFQAILKKMPEDFGEEYITGDLVQEGDVVLLVMPQDIQAPKGRLILPQVQTLRELLDKKCIVISCTTDKLASTLQTLVCPPKLIITDSQAFPVVYRQKPAESLLTSFSVLFAGYKGDIDYFVEGAAFIDRLTEQSHVLIAEACTHAPLGEDIGRVKLPCLLRQRIGSKLQVDIASGTDFPDTLSDYDLIIHCGACMFNRKYVLSRIANARLQQVPMTNYGVAIAYLSGMKIDGRGISL from the coding sequence ATGAATCAGACGCCCCATTCAACTCGCCTGCACATTGCGCTTTTCGGAAGGCGCAACAGTGGCAAATCTAGTTTGATCAATGCTTTGACCGGACAGGACATTGCGCTGGTATCGGCTGTGCCGGGCACAACGACCGATCCTGTGGCAAAGACCATGGAGGTAAATCCTCTCGGTGCATGTCTCTTCATCGATACTCCCGGCTTTGATGACAATGAAAACGAACTGGGAAGTATGCGCGTGGAGCGAACTTTGAAAGTGGTGGAGAAAACAGACGTTGCCCTGCTGCTTTGCGAAGATGGCGGAGAAGAGGAAAAGCAGTGGCTGGAGTCGCTGCATGCGCGTCATATTCCTACCGTGCTCATTCTGAATAAGGCCGACCTCCGTCCGGACATTGACCGGTTGGCTCTTCAGATAGAAAGCGACTGCGGTCAACGTCCCCTGATTGTTAGTGCCAAAGAAGGTATCGGCGTGAGTGAGATTTTTCAGGCCATTCTGAAGAAAATGCCGGAGGATTTTGGTGAAGAATATATCACGGGCGATTTGGTGCAAGAGGGAGATGTGGTTCTTTTGGTCATGCCTCAGGATATACAAGCGCCTAAAGGACGCCTAATTCTTCCACAGGTGCAGACGCTGCGCGAACTGTTGGATAAAAAATGTATAGTGATAAGCTGTACCACCGATAAACTTGCTTCCACCTTGCAAACGCTTGTATGCCCTCCGAAGCTGATTATTACCGATTCGCAGGCCTTTCCCGTCGTTTATCGGCAAAAGCCGGCAGAAAGCTTGCTGACCTCCTTCTCCGTGCTCTTTGCCGGATATAAAGGTGATATCGACTACTTTGTCGAAGGCGCGGCTTTCATCGACCGATTGACGGAACAATCGCATGTGCTGATTGCCGAAGCTTGTACTCATGCTCCTCTTGGCGAAGATATAGGCAGGGTAAAGTTGCCTTGTCTGTTGCGGCAACGTATCGGTTCCAAGCTGCAAGTGGACATTGCTTCGGGTACCGACTTCCCCGACACTCTTTCCGACTACGATTTAATCATCCACTGCGGGGCTTGCATGTTCAACCGTAAGTATGTGCTCAGCCGCATTGCCAATGCCCGTTTGCAACAAGTGCCCATGACAAACTACGGAGTGGCAATCGCCTATCTCAGCGGAATGAAAATTGATGGAAGAGGGATTAGCCTTTAG
- a CDS encoding DUF4810 domain-containing protein — MMKKILSAAFVVAALSSCTTTQTLYSWYNYEDVTYQYSKKPTEELQVKVVELYKKLTEKQKGARGVVPPGLNSEYGYLLYKTGKKEEGLKYLKQEIALYPESEIYISRIIKQLEK, encoded by the coding sequence ATGATGAAAAAGATATTATCAGCCGCGTTTGTAGTAGCCGCATTGTCGTCTTGCACTACCACTCAGACATTGTATTCTTGGTATAACTATGAGGACGTTACCTATCAGTATAGCAAGAAGCCCACAGAAGAATTGCAAGTTAAAGTAGTTGAGCTGTACAAAAAGCTTACGGAGAAACAAAAAGGTGCCAGAGGTGTGGTACCTCCGGGACTGAATTCTGAATATGGCTACCTGCTTTATAAAACAGGCAAAAAAGAGGAGGGGCTAAAATATTTAAAACAAGAGATTGCTCTTTATCCGGAGTCTGAGATATACATATCAAGAATCATTAAACAGTTGGAAAAATGA
- a CDS encoding glycoside hydrolase family 2 TIM barrel-domain containing protein translates to MRLQNLLLGFLAAFPLTLSAQSGNRYDDITNPNLTSIGREPARSTFTSYATEADAVINDRNNGTSRLSLNGKWKFHYVEAFADRPTNFMAERTDVKHWPEINVPGNWELQGFGTPIYVNLPYEFCSAGYAPYWDKPNPPYVPKEWNPTGTYRREFILPNDWENKSVFLSADGVRGAAFYYLNGKFIGMSKDAKTPARFNVSTIAKKGKNVIAIQIHRFSDANYLECQDFWRISGIERDIYLYAQPQIHLTNFKAETPLDENYRNGVLKVKVQIANESGQNSPLIVAYRLLDSKDRQVAQSSIQVGIGQTEVEFDKKTIKEPLQWTAETPNLYTLVISLKRPNGDVIEATGCKVGFRTVEIKNKQLLINGQPILLKGVNYHEHNEYTGHYVTEDLMKKDFELWKRYNVNTIRTCHYPQQERFYELCDEYGMYVIDEANIESHGMGYDLRVGGTLGNNSLFMNAHIDRTLNMYERDKNHPSVIIWSLGNEAGNGVNFYVTYNTLKSLDSRPIQYERALMEWNTDIYCPMYASPAALEEYALKEDMTRPLILCEYAHAMGNSLGNFQDYWDIIEKYPILQGGCIWDWVDQGLAAKTADGRKYWTYGGDYGENGTPSDGNFCINGVVYPDRSIKPQTEEMGKVYQNIKFLDFDKQTCTVKIRNDFSFTNLDKYDYYYIIRDAGKEIYRGKIENIKAAPGKVVTSGFLNGIPKEKKTTGDVRIEFYATVKTAEPFLPAGTVIAREQTYIHTFFKKEAQIEKLAASKDRGDKIEFSGACFKASFDKKSGLLTSYLYKKQEYILNGQGPRPFFWRAPTDNDYGAQLPLRLKAWKDASYQELKAESFRVLQGNDSTTVKVTYRFAQTDARWDITYRIYANGVIKVDNHFVAENEKVPMIPRIGLRMQLQNSFKDLTYYGRGPQENYRDRRTSQFVGEYTTPLKTMYEPYIRPQENNHRTDIYWCALTNKARRGLLFVADRTFELNASNYPLESLDSGDSIDNGAPRTAKSNHRHLTDPLPEEMVDLFIDYRMMGLGGDDSWGSIPHEPYLIRPGKTNVIEYGFSIVPFDKKEDYRTLILQY, encoded by the coding sequence ATGAGATTGCAGAATCTACTACTCGGTTTCCTCGCAGCATTTCCGCTTACCCTATCGGCACAGAGCGGCAACCGCTACGACGACATCACCAACCCTAATCTGACCAGCATCGGCAGAGAACCTGCACGTAGCACATTCACATCATACGCCACAGAAGCCGATGCCGTGATCAATGATCGTAATAACGGTACATCCCGTTTATCCCTCAACGGAAAATGGAAATTCCATTATGTGGAAGCGTTTGCCGACCGTCCTACGAATTTCATGGCAGAGCGGACGGATGTGAAGCACTGGCCCGAGATAAACGTTCCCGGCAATTGGGAATTGCAAGGATTCGGCACCCCCATCTATGTGAACCTGCCCTATGAGTTCTGTTCGGCAGGCTATGCTCCTTACTGGGATAAGCCCAATCCGCCTTATGTTCCGAAAGAGTGGAATCCTACCGGAACATATCGCCGTGAATTTATTCTGCCGAACGACTGGGAGAACAAGTCGGTTTTCCTAAGTGCCGACGGTGTGCGCGGAGCCGCTTTCTATTACCTCAACGGCAAGTTTATAGGCATGAGCAAGGATGCCAAGACGCCGGCACGCTTCAATGTCAGCACCATTGCCAAAAAGGGAAAGAATGTGATTGCCATACAAATACATCGTTTTTCCGATGCCAATTATCTGGAGTGTCAGGACTTTTGGCGCATCAGCGGCATCGAACGGGACATTTATCTCTATGCGCAGCCTCAAATTCATCTCACGAACTTTAAGGCGGAAACTCCTTTGGACGAAAACTACAGGAATGGTGTACTGAAAGTAAAAGTACAGATTGCCAACGAAAGCGGGCAAAACTCTCCTCTTATCGTGGCGTATCGGCTTTTGGACAGCAAAGACCGACAAGTGGCGCAGTCTTCCATCCAAGTGGGAATCGGACAGACCGAAGTGGAATTTGACAAGAAGACCATCAAGGAACCTCTGCAATGGACTGCCGAAACGCCTAATCTCTACACACTGGTCATCAGTCTGAAACGTCCGAACGGTGACGTAATCGAAGCTACCGGCTGCAAAGTGGGCTTCCGCACTGTGGAAATAAAGAATAAGCAACTGCTGATAAACGGACAACCTATTCTCCTGAAAGGCGTGAATTATCATGAGCACAACGAATATACAGGGCATTATGTCACGGAAGATTTAATGAAAAAGGACTTTGAGCTTTGGAAGAGATATAACGTCAACACCATACGTACCTGCCACTATCCTCAACAAGAACGTTTCTACGAACTTTGCGACGAATATGGCATGTATGTCATTGACGAAGCCAACATCGAAAGTCACGGCATGGGATACGACCTGCGCGTAGGAGGAACGTTAGGCAATAACTCGCTCTTCATGAATGCGCACATTGACCGTACGCTGAACATGTATGAACGAGACAAGAATCATCCGTCTGTCATCATCTGGTCGTTAGGAAATGAAGCCGGAAACGGAGTGAATTTCTACGTCACCTACAATACCTTGAAATCGCTCGATAGCCGCCCTATTCAGTATGAACGCGCGTTGATGGAGTGGAACACGGATATCTATTGCCCGATGTATGCTTCGCCCGCTGCTTTGGAGGAGTATGCCTTGAAGGAGGACATGACACGGCCGCTTATTCTTTGCGAATATGCCCACGCCATGGGCAACAGCCTCGGAAACTTCCAAGACTATTGGGATATCATAGAGAAATATCCCATCCTGCAAGGAGGCTGTATCTGGGATTGGGTGGATCAAGGTTTGGCGGCCAAGACAGCAGACGGGCGTAAATATTGGACATACGGAGGCGATTACGGTGAAAACGGCACACCTTCCGACGGGAATTTCTGTATCAACGGAGTGGTATATCCCGACCGCAGCATCAAGCCGCAAACAGAGGAAATGGGAAAAGTTTACCAGAACATCAAATTCTTGGATTTCGACAAACAGACCTGTACCGTGAAAATCCGCAATGATTTTTCTTTTACCAATCTGGATAAATACGATTATTACTACATCATCCGCGATGCAGGAAAGGAAATCTATCGCGGCAAAATAGAGAACATCAAAGCCGCACCGGGCAAGGTGGTGACTTCCGGATTCTTGAATGGCATTCCCAAGGAAAAAAAGACTACGGGAGACGTACGCATTGAATTCTATGCAACCGTAAAGACGGCAGAACCTTTCTTGCCGGCTGGTACGGTCATTGCGCGCGAACAGACCTACATCCATACCTTCTTCAAGAAAGAAGCGCAGATAGAAAAACTTGCGGCATCCAAAGACAGAGGTGACAAAATAGAATTTTCGGGCGCCTGCTTCAAGGCTTCCTTCGACAAGAAAAGCGGTCTGCTCACGTCTTATTTATATAAGAAACAGGAGTATATCCTGAATGGCCAAGGTCCTCGCCCTTTCTTCTGGCGTGCCCCGACAGATAATGATTACGGAGCACAGTTGCCCCTCCGCCTCAAGGCATGGAAAGATGCAAGCTATCAGGAACTGAAAGCTGAAAGCTTCCGCGTATTGCAGGGCAACGACTCTACCACGGTGAAAGTGACTTATCGTTTTGCACAGACAGACGCCCGCTGGGACATTACCTACCGGATATATGCCAACGGAGTAATCAAGGTGGACAACCATTTCGTGGCCGAAAATGAGAAAGTGCCAATGATTCCGCGCATAGGCTTGCGGATGCAGCTGCAAAATTCTTTCAAAGACCTGACTTATTATGGCCGAGGACCGCAAGAGAACTATCGTGACCGCCGAACCTCACAGTTCGTCGGAGAATATACCACTCCGCTGAAAACGATGTACGAACCGTACATACGTCCGCAAGAGAACAATCATCGTACGGACATCTATTGGTGCGCACTCACCAACAAAGCCCGCCGAGGTCTGCTGTTCGTTGCCGACCGCACCTTCGAGCTCAATGCTTCCAACTATCCGCTGGAAAGTCTGGATAGCGGCGACAGCATCGACAACGGTGCCCCGCGTACCGCGAAAAGCAACCATCGTCACCTCACCGACCCCCTGCCGGAAGAGATGGTAGACTTATTCATCGACTACCGCATGATGGGACTTGGAGGAGACGACAGCTGGGGATCAATTCCTCACGAACCTTACTTGATTCGTCCGGGGAAAACCAATGTCATCGAATATGGTTTCTCGATTGTTCCGTTCGATAAAAAAGAGGATTATAGAACATTAATCTTACAATATTGA
- the hydG gene encoding [FeFe] hydrogenase H-cluster radical SAM maturase HydG — MEREYETKFDVKSRQAEAFIHHQEILETLEYARVNRNNRELIERLIEKAGLCRGLSHREAAVLLECGEPDLMERVFHLANEIKQKFYGNRIVMFAPLYLSNYCVNGCVYCPYHAKNRTILRKRLSQEEIRQEVIALQDMGHKRLALEAGEDPLRNPIEYILESIRTIYDIKHKNGAIRRVNVNIAATGVENYRRLKEAGIGTYILFQETYHKANYEALHPTGPKSNYAYHTEAMDRAMEGGIDDVGIGVLFGLNTYRYDFVGLLMHAEHLEASFGIGPHTISVPRICPANDVSTEDFPDAISDDIFYRIVAVTRIAVPYTGMIISTRESEVVRRRVLELGISQISGGSRTSVGGYAVSEKKKEENSSQFDVSDRRTLDEVVNWLLELGHIPSFCTACYREGRTGDRFMSLLKNGQIANCCQPNALMTLKEYMEDYASPGTREKGIRLIREEMNHIPNEKVREIALRNLKEIEQGKRDFRF, encoded by the coding sequence ATGGAGAGAGAATATGAAACGAAGTTTGATGTAAAGTCAAGGCAAGCCGAGGCGTTTATCCATCATCAGGAGATATTGGAGACTTTGGAATATGCGCGGGTAAATCGAAATAATCGCGAACTGATAGAACGTCTGATTGAGAAGGCCGGCTTGTGTCGAGGACTTTCACACCGGGAGGCGGCTGTATTGCTGGAGTGCGGAGAACCGGATTTGATGGAGCGTGTCTTTCATTTGGCAAACGAAATCAAACAGAAGTTCTATGGCAATCGTATCGTGATGTTCGCTCCGCTCTACCTATCCAACTATTGTGTGAATGGTTGCGTATATTGCCCTTATCATGCTAAGAACCGCACCATTCTACGTAAACGACTGTCACAGGAAGAAATCAGACAGGAAGTCATCGCCTTGCAGGATATGGGGCACAAGAGATTGGCGCTGGAAGCGGGAGAGGACCCGCTGCGTAACCCTATAGAATACATTCTTGAATCCATCCGTACCATTTATGACATCAAACATAAGAACGGAGCCATCCGCAGGGTGAATGTGAACATCGCTGCCACCGGTGTGGAAAACTACCGCCGTCTGAAGGAGGCCGGTATCGGCACCTATATCCTTTTTCAGGAGACTTACCACAAAGCGAATTACGAGGCGTTGCATCCTACGGGGCCTAAGAGCAACTATGCTTATCACACCGAAGCGATGGACCGCGCCATGGAGGGAGGTATAGACGATGTGGGCATAGGAGTGCTGTTCGGGCTGAATACCTACCGCTACGATTTTGTGGGTTTGCTGATGCATGCCGAACATCTGGAAGCCTCTTTCGGAATAGGTCCGCATACCATCAGCGTTCCGCGCATTTGTCCGGCAAATGATGTCTCGACGGAAGATTTTCCCGATGCCATATCGGATGACATCTTCTACCGTATCGTGGCCGTTACGCGTATAGCAGTTCCTTATACCGGCATGATTATCTCTACCCGTGAGTCGGAAGTTGTACGCCGTAGGGTGCTCGAACTGGGCATTTCGCAAATCAGCGGCGGTTCGCGTACCAGTGTGGGCGGTTATGCCGTGTCTGAAAAGAAAAAAGAGGAAAACTCGTCACAGTTTGATGTGAGTGACAGGCGTACATTGGACGAGGTGGTGAACTGGCTACTCGAATTGGGACATATCCCCAGCTTCTGCACCGCCTGTTATCGTGAAGGGCGTACCGGCGACCGCTTTATGTCACTCTTGAAAAATGGACAGATAGCCAATTGCTGCCAACCCAACGCGTTGATGACACTGAAAGAGTATATGGAAGATTACGCATCGCCCGGCACAAGAGAAAAAGGAATACGCCTGATTCGGGAAGAGATGAACCATATCCCCAATGAGAAGGTAAGAGAAATAGCTTTAAGAAACCTGAAAGAGATAGAACAAGGAAAAAGAGATTTCAGGTTTTAG
- a CDS encoding PadR family transcriptional regulator: MDVNNVKSQMRKGMLEYCIMLLLHKEPSYASDIIQKLKEARLIVVEGTLYPLLTRLKNDDLLSYEWIESTQGPPRKYYRLTAKGEVFLGELEASWRELNETVNHISRF; encoded by the coding sequence ATGGATGTAAACAATGTAAAGTCGCAAATGCGCAAGGGCATGCTTGAATATTGCATCATGCTGCTGCTCCACAAAGAGCCGTCTTATGCTTCGGACATCATTCAGAAGCTGAAAGAAGCCCGGCTGATAGTAGTCGAAGGAACGCTTTATCCGTTGCTCACCCGCCTGAAGAACGACGATCTTCTGAGTTATGAGTGGATTGAATCCACACAAGGGCCTCCCCGCAAGTATTATCGGTTGACGGCAAAGGGTGAGGTCTTTCTCGGCGAACTGGAAGCATCTTGGAGAGAACTTAACGAGACTGTCAATCACATCAGCCGCTTCTGA
- a CDS encoding PspC domain-containing protein, which yields MKKTLTVNLGGTVFNIDDDAYRLLDNYLSNLKMHFSKEAGADEIVDDIERRISELFVEKLATGSQVITIADVEEVIVRMGKPEDMEAGKESGGFDSGTENAGKGYGTWRGELAYGTTRRRLYRNPDDKMLGGVVSGLAAYLGWDITLLRLLLLVILVCGVGTLIPVYIVCWLLIPEARTAAEKLSMRGEAVTIENIGRTVTDGFEKMANGVNDYMSSEKPRTLLQKFSDTLVMIAGWFLKVCLIIFAVICSPILFVFGVVFVALLFAAVMVAIGGSADLIALFPTADVVLPDSPLVAIVMYIAGILVVGIPLISLVWGIFSQMFKWQPMNVGLKWTLVILWIVSAACFSICFFMQGATFPEIGVFQTV from the coding sequence ATGAAAAAGACATTGACTGTGAATTTGGGTGGCACCGTCTTCAACATAGACGATGACGCATACCGCCTTTTGGATAATTATTTGAGTAATCTCAAGATGCATTTCAGCAAAGAAGCCGGAGCTGACGAAATTGTAGATGATATTGAACGACGTATCTCCGAGCTTTTTGTAGAGAAACTGGCGACCGGTTCGCAGGTGATTACGATTGCCGATGTCGAAGAGGTCATTGTCCGTATGGGAAAACCGGAAGATATGGAGGCCGGGAAAGAAAGCGGCGGCTTCGATTCGGGCACTGAAAATGCTGGCAAAGGTTATGGCACTTGGCGCGGCGAATTAGCATACGGTACTACGCGTCGTCGCCTTTACCGCAATCCGGACGATAAGATGTTGGGAGGTGTTGTCAGTGGATTGGCCGCCTATCTGGGATGGGATATAACTTTACTCCGCTTGTTGCTGCTTGTCATTCTGGTGTGTGGGGTAGGGACTCTGATTCCGGTTTACATCGTATGCTGGCTGCTTATACCCGAGGCCCGTACGGCAGCCGAGAAGCTGAGCATGCGTGGCGAAGCGGTGACGATAGAGAATATCGGCAGAACCGTGACAGACGGCTTCGAGAAGATGGCCAATGGTGTGAACGATTATATGTCGTCCGAAAAGCCCCGTACTCTCCTGCAAAAGTTCAGCGATACCTTGGTAATGATTGCAGGTTGGTTCCTGAAGGTTTGTCTGATTATCTTCGCCGTCATTTGCAGTCCGATATTGTTTGTGTTCGGAGTGGTGTTTGTGGCACTGCTGTTTGCCGCGGTCATGGTGGCCATAGGTGGCAGTGCTGATCTGATAGCTCTCTTTCCGACGGCCGATGTGGTGTTGCCCGACTCTCCGTTAGTGGCTATTGTGATGTATATTGCCGGCATTTTGGTGGTGGGTATTCCTCTAATCAGCCTTGTGTGGGGCATTTTCAGTCAGATGTTCAAGTGGCAGCCGATGAATGTCGGTCTGAAATGGACGTTGGTCATCCTCTGGATTGTGAGTGCGGCTTGCTTCAGCATCTGTTTTTTTATGCAGGGCGCAACTTTTCCGGAGATAGGTGTGTTTCAAACTGTATAA
- a CDS encoding CsgG/HfaB family protein produces the protein MKKVLFLAAVFALSTNMSAQRKTEIVETPAAQVKDDGMVLKRKVAIGRFSNETQYAKGIFYDKENDPMGKQALDILSAKLASSGKFLLLERSDLSKLLEECERGGNVSSSLGADYLIIGSITEYGRKNIGKNGVFSSQKSQIVEAAVAIRLVEVSSGLIIYSDEAKGTAELTTKTTMGIGGQAAYDATLSDKAISEAIGQLVENIINKCTNNPWKTYFLSYDSDAVLIAGGKSQGIKEGMTFAVMTKGKKVKNPQTGILISLPGKKIGAAKVVSTGGDTPETEYSFVEVNSSENINSENMGNYLIEEVK, from the coding sequence ATGAAGAAAGTGTTATTCTTAGCGGCAGTATTTGCATTATCTACAAATATGTCTGCCCAGCGCAAGACAGAAATCGTAGAAACACCTGCTGCACAAGTCAAAGACGATGGAATGGTCTTGAAAAGAAAAGTGGCAATCGGACGTTTCTCCAATGAAACTCAATATGCCAAAGGTATTTTTTATGACAAGGAGAATGATCCGATGGGAAAACAGGCATTGGACATCTTATCTGCCAAACTGGCGTCATCCGGAAAGTTCCTGTTATTAGAGAGAAGTGACTTGTCAAAATTATTGGAGGAGTGTGAAAGAGGAGGCAATGTATCCTCCTCTTTAGGAGCCGATTATCTGATTATTGGTTCGATAACGGAATATGGCAGAAAGAATATCGGAAAAAACGGAGTGTTTTCTTCTCAAAAGTCCCAAATCGTCGAAGCTGCTGTAGCCATAAGATTGGTTGAGGTTTCGTCAGGGTTGATTATCTATTCGGATGAAGCAAAGGGAACGGCCGAACTGACAACAAAAACCACCATGGGAATTGGCGGCCAAGCCGCCTATGACGCGACATTAAGTGATAAAGCCATTTCCGAGGCAATCGGTCAATTGGTTGAAAATATTATCAACAAATGTACCAACAATCCTTGGAAAACTTATTTCTTATCATACGATTCGGATGCCGTTCTTATAGCGGGAGGAAAGAGTCAAGGAATAAAAGAAGGAATGACATTCGCCGTAATGACAAAAGGGAAAAAAGTAAAGAACCCACAAACCGGAATTCTTATAAGTCTGCCTGGCAAGAAGATAGGAGCGGCCAAAGTCGTATCTACCGGTGGCGATACTCCCGAAACAGAATATTCTTTTGTAGAGGTGAACTCGTCAGAAAATATTAATTCAGAGAATATGGGCAACTATTTAATAGAAGAAGTCAAATGA
- a CDS encoding GNA1162 family protein, with protein MKKIIFLAISMMALVTSCTTPVALSQQYPAMYEEKPLSIAIMPPINQTTHAEAKDYFYTTMYMPLCEKGYYVYSPYLTMEMFQQESAYDAEQFIEGDLSIFHKVLGADAAMFTIIKDWRRNNIGGKLTVNVEYILRSTKTGQTLYNRAGEIKVDTSINGGGGGFGALVGMIATVINTAATDKIVAGRKCNAFVLSDLPSGKYSKLYEKDGSLPAGKKFVKATVK; from the coding sequence ATGAAAAAGATAATATTTCTTGCAATTTCAATGATGGCATTGGTCACTTCGTGTACAACACCGGTAGCCTTAAGCCAGCAATACCCTGCCATGTACGAGGAAAAGCCCTTGTCTATAGCGATTATGCCGCCTATTAATCAAACAACGCATGCCGAGGCAAAAGACTATTTTTATACGACAATGTATATGCCACTCTGCGAGAAGGGCTATTATGTGTATTCTCCATATCTTACAATGGAGATGTTTCAACAGGAAAGCGCATATGATGCTGAACAATTCATAGAAGGCGATTTAAGCATATTCCATAAAGTGTTGGGTGCGGACGCTGCAATGTTTACTATTATCAAAGATTGGAGAAGAAATAACATTGGAGGAAAATTAACCGTTAATGTGGAATATATCTTACGTTCGACAAAAACAGGCCAAACGCTTTATAACAGGGCCGGAGAAATCAAAGTCGATACTAGTATAAATGGAGGAGGAGGCGGATTCGGAGCTTTGGTTGGAATGATAGCTACAGTCATCAATACAGCGGCCACAGATAAAATTGTCGCCGGCCGTAAGTGCAATGCATTTGTCCTTTCAGATTTACCGTCGGGTAAGTATTCAAAGTTGTATGAGAAGGATGGTTCTCTTCCTGCAGGGAAGAAATTTGTTAAAGCAACCGTGAAATGA